A window of the Branchiibius hedensis genome harbors these coding sequences:
- the clpS gene encoding ATP-dependent Clp protease adapter ClpS → MTETAPIEQTDIVTQIDVPWVTIVWNDPVNLMSYVSWVFQTYFGYSKEEAEKLMMQVHTEGRAVVSRGTREKMETDTEAMHGYSLWATFRKDD, encoded by the coding sequence ATGACCGAGACGGCCCCGATCGAGCAGACGGACATCGTCACCCAGATCGACGTGCCCTGGGTGACGATCGTCTGGAACGACCCGGTCAACCTGATGTCCTACGTGTCCTGGGTGTTCCAGACCTACTTCGGCTACTCCAAGGAGGAGGCCGAGAAGTTGATGATGCAGGTGCACACCGAGGGCCGGGCGGTGGTGTCTCGCGGGACCCGCGAGAAGATGGAGACCGACACCGAGGCGATGCACGGGTACTCCCTGTGGGCCACCTTCCGTAAGGACGACTGA
- a CDS encoding sensor histidine kinase codes for MSSGVAMQQTSGVHPVQRLRSVIRHLRTSTGSATADVERAIVGLALILRVCVLVTMLTAVPEGVALATHVDLYLIVTATAVGFTIPLAWSLLRRGRPDLRFWGIADVTIAFIALPVIAHSFPANVQTGTWSVWAPGYALMVAVTTGAWARPRTVAILATAIGLCYLVVTAANSSQPVWSLLANALNYPMLALAAAWIAMVLRRFARQADRDREAAARAAAQLEAERYRLLVHDTTGILRLLASDELPEETREVVREQALAESVRLRSYLDAPPGEGTAPQTLGVVVREVIGSFRDLPIEPVLTLGQHAQLTDEAATVLRSALATTLHNVRRHARAHQVVIHADHRAGTWELTVRDDGVGFDPDPDAFGFGLATQVFEQAGAAGIEVVLDSAPGHGTALIYSGACADEEPMRLRPPA; via the coding sequence GTGTCCAGCGGCGTTGCCATGCAGCAGACTTCCGGTGTGCATCCGGTCCAGCGTCTGCGCTCAGTGATCCGCCATCTGCGTACGTCGACCGGCAGCGCAACCGCCGACGTAGAGCGCGCCATCGTGGGCCTGGCGCTGATCCTGCGGGTGTGTGTGCTGGTCACGATGCTGACAGCGGTGCCCGAAGGCGTCGCACTGGCCACCCACGTCGATCTCTACCTCATCGTCACCGCCACCGCCGTGGGATTCACCATCCCGCTGGCGTGGTCCCTGCTTCGGCGCGGCCGTCCCGACCTTCGGTTCTGGGGCATCGCCGACGTCACCATTGCCTTCATCGCGCTGCCGGTGATCGCGCACAGCTTTCCCGCCAACGTCCAAACGGGCACGTGGTCGGTCTGGGCGCCGGGCTACGCGCTGATGGTGGCCGTCACGACGGGTGCCTGGGCGCGGCCGCGTACGGTCGCCATCCTCGCCACCGCGATCGGGTTGTGCTATCTCGTGGTGACCGCCGCTAACTCCAGCCAGCCGGTGTGGTCGCTGCTGGCCAACGCGCTGAACTACCCGATGCTGGCCCTGGCTGCGGCGTGGATCGCCATGGTGCTGCGTCGTTTTGCCCGCCAGGCCGATCGCGACCGGGAAGCCGCTGCGCGTGCGGCAGCACAACTGGAGGCCGAGCGTTACCGGTTGCTCGTGCACGACACGACGGGCATTCTGCGACTGCTCGCCTCCGACGAATTGCCCGAGGAGACAAGGGAAGTCGTCCGGGAGCAGGCGCTCGCGGAGTCGGTCCGGCTTCGGTCCTATCTGGACGCGCCGCCCGGAGAAGGTACGGCGCCCCAGACCCTGGGGGTCGTCGTACGTGAGGTGATCGGCAGCTTCCGTGACCTGCCCATCGAGCCAGTCCTGACCCTTGGCCAACACGCGCAGCTAACCGATGAGGCAGCCACCGTGCTGCGCTCTGCTCTCGCGACGACGCTGCACAACGTGCGCCGGCACGCTCGTGCCCACCAGGTTGTGATCCATGCCGACCATCGCGCAGGCACGTGGGAGTTGACAGTGAGGGACGATGGAGTGGGCTTCGATCCCGACCCCGACGCGTTCGGATTCGGTTTGGCCACACAGGTTTTCGAGCAAGCAGGAGCCGCTGGCATCGAGGTTGTCCTTGACTCGGCGCCGGGACACGGGACCGCGTTGATCTACTCCGGTGCCTGTGCCGATGAGGAGCCGATGCGATTGCGACCACCGGCATGA
- a CDS encoding HAD family hydrolase: MTAVDGVLLDVDDTVLDTRSAMITGAEAGVSAVWPALSAAQAHEVAVAFYQDGGRHFPRFTRGEIDFRTMRHSRLQHAATSLGLPAVPPDAPEAFEDTFRPVFHDAQHVFDDVRPFLDFCREAGVPVGALTNSSAAMTADKLAVVGLSFPVVVTRDTLGYGKPAADVFHHACAQLGTAPERTVYVGDEYEVDVVGSAAAGLIAVWLKRGDQPDGWGSGPAVHAGVVRSLEELPRLLLQRNSPFAARHA; the protein is encoded by the coding sequence GTGACGGCGGTTGACGGCGTCCTGCTGGACGTCGACGACACCGTGCTGGACACCCGCTCAGCGATGATCACCGGCGCCGAGGCGGGGGTCTCGGCGGTCTGGCCGGCGTTGTCCGCAGCGCAGGCGCATGAGGTCGCGGTGGCGTTCTATCAGGACGGCGGGCGACACTTTCCCCGCTTCACCCGGGGCGAGATCGACTTCCGCACCATGCGGCACTCGCGGCTGCAGCATGCGGCGACATCGCTCGGGCTGCCCGCGGTGCCCCCGGACGCTCCGGAGGCCTTCGAGGACACCTTCCGGCCCGTCTTCCACGATGCGCAGCATGTCTTCGACGATGTGCGCCCCTTCCTGGACTTCTGCCGGGAGGCGGGGGTGCCGGTGGGCGCGCTGACCAACTCCTCGGCCGCGATGACCGCCGACAAGCTCGCAGTGGTGGGGTTGTCGTTCCCCGTGGTCGTCACCCGCGACACCCTGGGTTACGGCAAGCCCGCGGCGGATGTCTTCCATCATGCGTGCGCGCAGTTGGGGACCGCGCCGGAGCGGACGGTGTATGTCGGCGATGAGTATGAGGTCGACGTGGTCGGGTCCGCAGCGGCCGGGCTCATCGCCGTGTGGTTGAAGCGCGGCGACCAACCCGACGGATGGGGGAGTGGCCCCGCGGTGCATGCGGGCGTCGTACGTTCGCTGGAGGAGCTTCCCCGGCTGCTTTTGCAGCGCAACTCACCCTTCGCAGCACGCCATGCGTGA
- a CDS encoding isochorismatase family protein, with translation MARALIVVDVQNDFCEGGSLAVTGGAQVAADIAGLLADRPEDWDAVVATADWHIDPGSHWSDSPDFVDSWPVHCQVGTPGADFHPNIAPALVGVTTFRKGEHDAAYSGFEGHNDDGAGLADWLRDRGIDAVDVVGIATDYCVRATALDALREGFATTVLRDLTAGVAADSTDRAVEELRAAGVTVS, from the coding sequence ATGGCGCGCGCACTGATCGTTGTCGACGTGCAGAACGACTTCTGCGAGGGCGGTTCCCTCGCCGTGACCGGGGGCGCCCAGGTGGCCGCGGACATCGCCGGCCTGCTCGCCGACCGGCCCGAGGACTGGGACGCGGTGGTCGCGACCGCCGACTGGCACATCGACCCGGGCAGCCACTGGTCGGACTCCCCCGACTTCGTCGACTCCTGGCCGGTGCACTGCCAAGTGGGTACGCCGGGTGCGGACTTCCACCCCAACATCGCTCCCGCCCTGGTTGGCGTGACGACCTTCCGCAAAGGTGAACACGACGCTGCCTACAGCGGATTCGAGGGACACAACGACGACGGCGCCGGCCTCGCGGACTGGTTGCGCGACCGCGGCATCGATGCGGTCGACGTTGTCGGGATCGCCACGGACTACTGCGTGCGGGCGACCGCGTTGGACGCGCTGCGCGAAGGTTTCGCCACCACGGTGCTGCGCGATCTCACCGCCGGTGTCGCCGCCGACAGCACCGACCGCGCGGTCGAGGAACTCCGCGCGGCCGGTGTGACGGTCTCCTGA
- the gltX gene encoding glutamate--tRNA ligase, which produces MTTSSSAPTGPRLRVAPSPTGDPHVGTAYMAMFDLAYARQQGGQFILRIEDTDRARLVEGSEQQVYDTLHWLGLTWDEGPDVGGPYAPYRQSERLATYRPYVDRLLADGHAYYCWCSAERLAKMREIQQRTKQPTGYDRLCYGKTREERAELPGFSETPVVRMYIPDDAPLEWDDLIMGHTSAPRPDDQVILKADGFPTYHLAVVVDDHEMGITHVVRGQEWISSTPKQLLLYSWLGLDTPAFAHMPLLRDEKKAKISKRKSPWARLTWFQEEGYLPEALLNFLALQGYPPIIEADGSEREVFSFEEFVQRFEWSKVNKAGSVFNLDKLNWLNGHYIRTLSPEELSQRLLPVLQDNGALPKPATIGQLALLKDITPLVQTRITTLKEAIPLVAPFYVANDAVPIAEDARATLPDNAGEVLDAAIAALEPISGALPKPDGTGREWLAPKIESSLREALIDGLGLKPKVAFGPLRVAVSGQKVSPPLFESMELLGKEPTLTRLRTLRASL; this is translated from the coding sequence ATGACTACGTCATCTTCTGCCCCCACCGGGCCGCGGCTTCGGGTCGCTCCGTCACCCACCGGCGATCCGCACGTCGGCACCGCCTACATGGCCATGTTCGACCTCGCGTACGCCCGCCAGCAGGGTGGCCAGTTCATCCTGCGCATCGAGGACACCGACCGGGCCCGGCTCGTCGAGGGCAGTGAGCAGCAGGTCTACGACACGCTGCACTGGCTGGGGCTGACCTGGGATGAGGGCCCCGACGTCGGGGGCCCCTACGCGCCGTACCGCCAGTCCGAGCGGCTCGCGACCTATCGCCCGTACGTCGATCGCCTCCTGGCCGACGGACACGCCTACTACTGCTGGTGCTCGGCCGAGCGCCTGGCCAAGATGCGGGAGATCCAGCAGCGCACCAAGCAACCCACGGGCTACGACCGGCTGTGTTACGGCAAGACCCGTGAGGAGCGCGCCGAGCTTCCGGGCTTCAGCGAGACACCGGTCGTGCGGATGTATATCCCCGATGACGCGCCGCTGGAGTGGGACGACCTGATCATGGGCCACACCAGCGCGCCGCGCCCGGACGACCAGGTGATCCTGAAGGCGGACGGTTTCCCCACCTACCACCTGGCAGTCGTCGTGGACGATCACGAGATGGGTATCACGCACGTCGTGCGCGGGCAGGAATGGATCTCCAGCACCCCCAAGCAGCTGCTGCTGTATTCGTGGCTGGGTCTGGACACGCCCGCGTTCGCGCACATGCCGTTGTTGCGGGATGAGAAGAAGGCCAAGATCTCCAAGCGCAAGAGCCCCTGGGCCCGTCTGACCTGGTTCCAAGAGGAGGGCTATCTGCCGGAGGCGTTGCTCAATTTCCTTGCGCTGCAGGGATATCCGCCGATCATTGAAGCGGATGGTTCCGAGCGGGAGGTCTTCTCCTTCGAGGAGTTCGTGCAGCGTTTCGAGTGGTCCAAGGTCAATAAGGCGGGCTCGGTGTTCAATCTCGACAAGCTCAACTGGCTGAACGGGCACTACATCCGCACGCTGTCTCCCGAGGAGTTGTCGCAGCGGCTGCTGCCGGTCCTGCAGGACAATGGGGCGCTGCCGAAGCCGGCCACGATCGGTCAGTTGGCGCTGCTGAAGGACATCACCCCGCTGGTGCAGACGCGGATCACGACGTTGAAGGAAGCCATCCCGTTGGTGGCGCCGTTCTACGTGGCCAATGACGCCGTCCCGATCGCCGAGGACGCCCGGGCGACGCTGCCGGACAACGCCGGCGAGGTGCTCGACGCAGCGATCGCGGCGCTAGAGCCGATCAGCGGTGCGCTGCCGAAACCCGACGGCACTGGCCGCGAATGGCTGGCGCCGAAGATCGAGTCCTCGCTGCGTGAGGCGCTGATCGACGGACTCGGTCTGAAGCCCAAGGTGGCCTTCGGGCCGCTGCGCGTCGCGGTCTCGGGGCAGAAGGTCTCGCCGCCGCTGTTCGAGTCGATGGAGTTGCTCGGCAAGGAGCCGACGCTGACCCGGTTGCGGACCCTGCGCGCCAGTCTGTGA
- a CDS encoding DUF2017 domain-containing protein — MATAFQRKGSRIVGTLAPQERDVIVGLLGQVRELLGGDEVAPTGDPLTDLIGDLESADPAPEEDRDPALDRLLPTGHEDAEAAAEFRSMTERSLRQRKVARIDTTIGTLRAVSREKLELDFGQAQEFMIALTDARLVLADRLGLHTEEDAERLHHQTTRFLEGGADFSDIDETLALFYDFLTWLQESLANALLSTGGRRRSR; from the coding sequence ATGGCAACCGCCTTCCAGCGCAAGGGATCGCGCATCGTTGGCACCCTCGCGCCACAGGAGCGGGACGTCATCGTGGGGCTGCTGGGCCAGGTGCGCGAACTGCTCGGCGGGGACGAGGTCGCTCCGACGGGGGACCCCCTCACGGACCTCATCGGGGATCTCGAGTCCGCTGACCCGGCGCCCGAGGAGGACCGCGATCCGGCGCTGGATCGTTTGCTGCCCACCGGGCACGAGGACGCGGAGGCGGCGGCCGAGTTCCGGTCGATGACCGAACGCAGCCTGCGGCAACGCAAGGTCGCCCGGATCGACACCACGATCGGCACGCTGCGCGCCGTCTCCCGCGAGAAACTCGAACTGGACTTCGGTCAGGCCCAGGAATTCATGATCGCGCTGACCGATGCGCGGCTGGTCCTGGCCGACCGGTTGGGCCTGCACACCGAGGAGGACGCCGAACGGTTGCACCACCAGACGACGCGGTTCCTGGAGGGCGGTGCGGACTTCAGCGACATCGACGAGACCCTCGCGCTGTTCTACGACTTCCTGACCTGGTTGCAGGAAAGCCTGGCAAACGCGTTGCTGAGCACTGGTGGGCGGCGCAGATCTCGTTAG
- a CDS encoding response regulator — protein sequence MDDSVAIRMGIPVMLDSVQVVGSFSSVEALLAENPDADVVLLDLRLSTPTEGHRLQGDEAIRLVATRGYPVCIYTDERRLLVLAQCLQAGANGVVHKSDRPEALLDALTRVAAGDTVITQSLTGLAEVLERAGEIKELTERQRQVLTARARGEQWASIGRRLHITESVAREHMAAVSAKFARHLQVTTAADLERQLGVGPGDLLERPS from the coding sequence GTGGATGACTCCGTCGCCATCCGGATGGGAATCCCGGTGATGTTGGACAGTGTCCAGGTCGTCGGGTCCTTTTCCTCGGTCGAGGCGCTGCTGGCCGAGAACCCCGATGCGGACGTCGTACTGCTGGATCTGCGCCTGAGCACCCCCACCGAGGGGCATCGGCTGCAGGGCGACGAAGCCATCCGACTGGTGGCCACCCGCGGGTACCCCGTCTGCATCTACACCGACGAACGGCGCCTGTTGGTCCTGGCCCAGTGCCTGCAGGCAGGGGCCAACGGCGTCGTGCACAAGAGCGACCGACCGGAGGCGCTGCTCGACGCGTTGACCCGGGTGGCCGCGGGGGACACCGTGATCACGCAATCCCTGACCGGTCTGGCCGAGGTGCTGGAACGGGCCGGGGAGATCAAGGAATTGACGGAGCGGCAGCGGCAGGTGCTGACCGCCCGAGCTCGGGGTGAGCAATGGGCCAGCATCGGGCGCCGCCTGCACATCACCGAGTCGGTCGCTCGCGAACACATGGCGGCGGTCAGTGCGAAGTTCGCCCGTCACCTGCAGGTCACGACCGCCGCCGATCTGGAACGTCAATTAGGCGTGGGCCCAGGGGATCTGCTCGAACGTCCTAGTTGA
- a CDS encoding RDD family protein, whose product MNDVRPSGWYDDPNDPNLLHYWDGVSWSGRTMPKIKPNLDQSSIGSPPPQPDPAQLPPGYPQQPGQPQQGQWAPYAPPIAQAGTPKRLTPDGAVLAGWWKRALGYIIDNLLVSAVAVAITWSSFNAWLSKYQTWFQDTMDQASSGSSATVADPPGIPWQPFAAILIISAVYEISLVAWRGQTLGHMAAGIRVRRLDSDRAPDVASSAVRWVVKQAGSLVGALPVLAFFGSLFQLLNYLFPLWDKFSQALHDKAARTYIVRHDSHPGEHQAKTW is encoded by the coding sequence ATGAACGATGTGCGGCCGTCTGGCTGGTACGACGACCCGAACGACCCCAATCTGCTGCATTACTGGGACGGAGTGTCCTGGTCCGGGCGCACGATGCCGAAGATCAAGCCCAACTTGGACCAATCCAGCATCGGCAGCCCGCCGCCGCAACCCGACCCGGCGCAGCTGCCGCCGGGCTACCCGCAGCAGCCCGGACAACCCCAGCAGGGCCAGTGGGCTCCGTACGCCCCACCGATCGCACAGGCCGGCACGCCGAAGCGGCTCACCCCCGATGGCGCCGTGCTCGCCGGCTGGTGGAAGCGTGCCCTTGGTTACATCATCGACAACCTGCTGGTGTCTGCCGTCGCGGTTGCGATCACCTGGTCCAGCTTCAACGCCTGGTTGAGCAAATACCAGACGTGGTTCCAGGACACCATGGACCAGGCGTCGTCCGGCAGTTCGGCGACGGTCGCCGATCCACCGGGGATCCCGTGGCAACCGTTCGCCGCCATCTTGATCATCAGCGCTGTCTACGAGATCTCTCTGGTGGCCTGGCGCGGCCAGACCCTCGGTCACATGGCCGCCGGGATCCGGGTACGCCGACTGGACAGTGACCGCGCGCCGGACGTTGCGTCGTCGGCGGTCCGGTGGGTCGTCAAACAGGCCGGCAGCCTGGTCGGAGCGCTACCGGTGCTCGCGTTCTTCGGCAGCCTGTTCCAGTTGCTCAACTACCTCTTCCCGCTGTGGGACAAGTTCTCCCAGGCGCTGCACGACAAGGCTGCGCGCACCTACATCGTGCGTCACGATTCCCACCCCGGCGAACACCAGGCAAAGACTTGGTAA
- a CDS encoding bifunctional metallophosphatase/5'-nucleotidase, which yields MTNSPETRKLPHTTRRQMLTAAVVGGAGLAGITAPEADAHGWGHNKSFRLTVLGTTDLHGHVYNWDYFKNAEYDDKAHNDIGAAKAATLIKAVRAERGRHTCLTLDAGDTIQGTPLAYYYAKITPISRTIKHPMAVAMNAIGYDAAALGNHEFNYGLDILRTFQRQLNHPLLGANALDWKTGRSVFPPFTFKRIWAGGRLLTVGILGLVTPGVAIWDKANVDGKVKFNGIVEQAKIAVPRMKRLGADIVVVSCHSGADTSSSYGDALPYPENASTLLAQQVPDIDAILVGHAHVEIPQRYVTNEKTGKQVLLSEPYYWGNRVTVMDLNLTWARGRWSVASATSTLLNSNTVDEDPQVARVVRSAHEKVLAYVNSKIGVCTQEMSGATACWEDSAAVDFINLVQATTVKAGLVGTADANTPVLSIAAPFSRDADIPAGDVTVRDVAGLYIYDNTLLGIKFTGAQVKAYLEQSATYFKQVTGTGPFPSSAVTNAVTATAPNGTPDYNYDVMGGLDARLTYDIDIAQAPGSRIKNLQYGGQAIGDADPFVIAINNYRQSGGGGFPGVTTAPVVYNRQGEIRQALIDYVTAKGQIDPPTFHTIDWKLVSGGTPITVTA from the coding sequence GTGACGAACTCACCAGAAACCCGCAAACTGCCGCACACCACGCGGCGCCAGATGCTCACCGCTGCCGTGGTCGGGGGTGCTGGCTTGGCCGGCATCACCGCCCCTGAGGCCGACGCCCACGGCTGGGGCCACAACAAGTCGTTCAGACTGACCGTGCTCGGCACCACCGACCTGCACGGGCACGTCTACAACTGGGACTACTTCAAGAACGCCGAGTACGACGACAAGGCGCACAACGACATCGGGGCGGCGAAGGCCGCGACTCTGATCAAGGCGGTCCGCGCCGAACGCGGCCGGCACACCTGTCTGACCCTCGATGCGGGCGACACGATCCAAGGCACCCCGCTGGCGTACTACTACGCCAAGATCACCCCGATCAGCCGCACCATCAAGCACCCGATGGCTGTCGCGATGAACGCGATCGGCTACGACGCGGCGGCGCTGGGTAACCACGAGTTCAACTACGGCCTGGACATCCTGCGCACCTTCCAGCGCCAGTTGAACCACCCGCTGTTGGGCGCCAACGCCCTCGACTGGAAGACCGGCCGGTCCGTGTTCCCGCCCTTCACGTTCAAGCGCATCTGGGCGGGCGGTCGCCTGCTGACCGTGGGCATCCTCGGTCTGGTGACCCCCGGCGTCGCGATCTGGGACAAGGCCAACGTCGACGGCAAGGTGAAGTTCAACGGCATCGTCGAGCAGGCGAAAATCGCTGTGCCGCGGATGAAACGGCTAGGCGCCGACATCGTTGTCGTGTCCTGCCACTCGGGCGCCGACACCTCATCGTCGTACGGCGATGCGTTGCCTTATCCGGAGAACGCCAGCACCCTGCTGGCCCAGCAGGTGCCCGACATCGACGCGATTCTCGTCGGCCACGCCCACGTGGAGATCCCGCAGCGGTACGTCACCAACGAGAAGACCGGCAAGCAGGTGCTGCTGTCCGAGCCCTACTACTGGGGCAACCGCGTGACGGTGATGGACCTGAACCTGACCTGGGCACGTGGCCGTTGGTCGGTCGCCTCGGCCACCTCGACTCTGCTGAACTCCAACACGGTCGATGAGGATCCGCAGGTTGCCCGCGTGGTGCGCTCGGCGCACGAGAAGGTGCTGGCCTACGTCAACTCCAAGATCGGCGTCTGCACCCAGGAGATGAGCGGTGCAACGGCGTGCTGGGAGGACTCCGCAGCGGTCGACTTCATCAACCTGGTGCAGGCCACGACGGTCAAGGCCGGCCTGGTCGGGACCGCCGACGCGAACACTCCCGTGCTGTCGATCGCGGCGCCGTTCAGCCGCGACGCCGACATCCCGGCGGGCGACGTCACCGTCCGCGATGTCGCGGGGTTGTACATCTACGACAACACTTTGCTGGGCATCAAGTTCACCGGCGCCCAGGTGAAGGCCTACCTGGAGCAGTCGGCGACCTACTTCAAGCAGGTGACCGGCACCGGACCGTTCCCGTCCTCGGCGGTGACCAACGCGGTGACGGCGACGGCTCCGAACGGCACACCGGACTACAACTACGACGTGATGGGCGGCCTCGACGCACGGCTCACCTACGACATCGACATCGCCCAGGCGCCGGGGTCGCGGATCAAGAACCTGCAGTACGGCGGTCAGGCGATCGGTGACGCCGATCCGTTCGTGATCGCGATCAACAACTATCGCCAGTCCGGCGGTGGCGGCTTCCCGGGCGTGACGACCGCTCCGGTGGTCTACAACCGGCAGGGCGAGATCCGCCAGGCGTTGATCGACTACGTGACCGCCAAGGGGCAGATCGACCCGCCGACCTTCCACACCATCGACTGGAAGTTGGTGTCGGGCGGCACCCCGATCACGGTGACCGCCTGA
- a CDS encoding GNAT family N-acetyltransferase, which translates to MLTVRDAERADRAQAIAALTLAFADDPVLRWLVPPERDARVHATLIAEAGRVQVADVDGRIGGTCLWIDQRNAPSPWRELAGLPRWLWALGPRIGRGSRLMSAFARAHPPRPYLYLGTVGAAIRGQGIGSALIRSGLEDYSGTAYLESSKEENLAIYERFGFRVTERIDLPDGGPPVWPMVRPATA; encoded by the coding sequence GTGCTGACCGTGCGAGATGCAGAACGAGCCGACAGGGCACAAGCGATCGCAGCACTCACCCTGGCGTTCGCCGACGATCCGGTGCTGCGGTGGCTGGTCCCCCCGGAGCGGGATGCGCGCGTGCACGCAACGCTGATCGCCGAGGCCGGCCGGGTCCAGGTCGCTGACGTGGACGGTCGGATTGGCGGGACCTGTCTGTGGATCGACCAGCGGAACGCGCCGTCACCGTGGCGCGAACTCGCCGGACTGCCCCGATGGTTGTGGGCCCTTGGCCCGCGGATCGGTCGTGGAAGCCGGTTGATGTCGGCGTTCGCGCGTGCTCATCCGCCCCGGCCGTACCTCTATCTGGGCACCGTGGGTGCTGCGATCCGCGGGCAAGGGATCGGCAGCGCCCTCATCCGGAGTGGCCTGGAGGACTACTCCGGGACGGCCTACCTGGAGAGTTCCAAGGAAGAAAACCTCGCGATCTATGAGCGCTTCGGCTTTCGGGTGACCGAGCGCATCGATCTGCCCGACGGCGGTCCCCCGGTCTGGCCAATGGTGCGACCGGCCACGGCTTGA
- a CDS encoding nicotinate phosphoribosyltransferase, which produces MSATQPVTTALLTDHYELTMLQAALQSGTAHRRCVFELFGRRLPDGRRYGVVAGIGRALDAVAAFRFGDAELTDLRARSVVDDTTLDWLADYRFSGNIWGYAEGEAYFPGSPLMVVESSFAEGVLLETVLLSILNHDSAIASAASRMTAAADGRPCIEMGSRRTQEWSAVAAARAAYIAGFVATSNLEAGRRWGVPTTGTAAHAFTLLHDTEEEAFAAQVAALGTGTTLLVDTYDVTKAVETAIKVAGPGLGAVRLDSGDLLVQAREVRAQLDSLGATGTKIVVTSDLDEFAIAALAAGPVDSYGVGTSLVTGSGAPTVGLVYKLVAHEGADGSMLSVAKASKDKKSVGGRKYAMRRRSASGVAQAEVLGIGEPPVNDGDDRDLLVPLIAAGERVYDATLQDARERHEASRAELPPTALQMSRGEPCIPTIYEGQ; this is translated from the coding sequence GTGAGCGCCACGCAGCCTGTCACCACCGCCTTGCTGACCGACCACTACGAGTTGACGATGCTGCAGGCGGCCCTGCAGTCCGGCACGGCCCACCGGCGCTGCGTCTTCGAACTCTTCGGCCGCCGACTGCCCGACGGTCGCCGCTACGGAGTGGTCGCCGGAATCGGCCGGGCGTTGGACGCCGTGGCCGCGTTCCGGTTCGGCGACGCCGAACTGACCGACCTCCGCGCCCGCTCTGTGGTCGACGACACCACCTTGGACTGGCTGGCCGACTACCGCTTCAGCGGAAACATCTGGGGGTACGCCGAGGGTGAGGCGTACTTCCCTGGCTCGCCGCTGATGGTGGTCGAGTCCAGCTTCGCCGAGGGCGTGCTGCTGGAGACCGTGCTGCTGTCGATCCTCAACCACGACAGTGCCATTGCCAGTGCTGCATCGCGAATGACGGCCGCCGCCGATGGCCGCCCGTGCATCGAGATGGGCTCACGCCGTACGCAGGAGTGGTCGGCGGTGGCCGCCGCCCGCGCGGCGTACATCGCCGGTTTCGTGGCCACCTCGAACCTGGAGGCGGGCCGCCGGTGGGGCGTGCCCACGACGGGAACCGCCGCCCATGCGTTCACCCTTCTGCACGACACCGAGGAGGAAGCGTTCGCGGCGCAGGTCGCGGCGCTGGGCACGGGCACCACGCTGCTGGTGGACACCTACGACGTGACCAAGGCGGTTGAGACCGCGATCAAGGTCGCCGGGCCAGGGCTCGGCGCAGTCCGGCTCGACTCCGGTGACCTGCTGGTCCAAGCCCGCGAAGTACGCGCCCAGTTGGATTCCCTGGGCGCCACCGGCACCAAGATCGTGGTGACCTCCGACCTGGACGAATTCGCGATCGCAGCACTGGCCGCCGGTCCGGTCGACTCGTACGGAGTGGGCACCTCGTTGGTCACCGGATCGGGCGCGCCCACGGTCGGACTGGTCTACAAACTGGTGGCTCATGAGGGCGCCGACGGTTCGATGTTGTCGGTCGCCAAAGCCAGTAAGGACAAGAAGTCGGTCGGTGGCCGCAAGTATGCGATGCGTCGCCGGTCCGCCTCCGGCGTCGCCCAGGCCGAGGTGCTCGGGATCGGTGAGCCGCCGGTCAACGACGGTGACGACCGCGACTTGCTCGTCCCGCTGATCGCGGCAGGCGAGCGGGTCTACGACGCCACCTTGCAGGACGCCCGCGAGCGCCACGAAGCCTCCCGCGCCGAGTTGCCGCCGACCGCGTTGCAGATGTCCCGCGGCGAACCCTGCATTCCCACGATCTACGAAGGGCAGTGA